A genomic segment from Microcella flavibacter encodes:
- a CDS encoding ABC transporter ATP-binding protein — protein sequence MSVTGVQGEERDDFTRDESRQIRDRSLRLLGSLLRPRRNRVIVTMIVIIVSTALRVAGPALIAFGIERGLPALVDENDWMPLSLIVGAYVLSGAAGAALIAAYTVMSARLSQAILLDLRKRVFLHTQRLSLEFHESYTSGRIIARQTSDLDSIRELLDSGLNQLVSGLLYMVFTAVALVLLDPTSGIVLAIALIPLIALTRWFQVRSQTLFRQTRVASARLIVHFVETMTGIRAVKAFRKEGRNAEQFGEHVEDYRHANARVIQLFGIFDPGLVLIANVTVAAVLLVGGFRVVDGGLALGTLLAVVLYTRRFFDPAEEMAMFYNSYQSAAAALEKISGVLEEEPSVPDPTTPIDLWKARGTVHFDQVRFQYTEDAVILPDLELEIPAGQTIALVGTTGAGKSTLAKLIARFYDPTDGAVTLDGVDLRKLHPKDLRRAIVMVTQEAYLFSGTVADNIALGKPEASRDEIVRAAKAVGAHAFIEALPDGYDTDVNKRGGRVSAGQRQLVSFARAFLADPVVLILDEATASLDIPSERLVQQGLQTLLADRTAVIIAHRLSTVAIADRVLVMEHGRIIEDGTPVELIAGSGKFAQLHAAWRESLV from the coding sequence ATGAGCGTCACCGGAGTGCAGGGCGAGGAGCGCGACGACTTCACCCGCGACGAGAGCCGCCAGATCCGCGACCGCTCGCTGCGCCTGCTCGGCTCGCTGCTGCGCCCGCGCCGCAACCGGGTCATCGTCACGATGATCGTCATCATCGTCTCGACGGCCCTGCGGGTCGCGGGCCCGGCGCTCATCGCCTTCGGCATCGAGCGCGGCCTCCCGGCCCTCGTGGACGAGAACGACTGGATGCCCCTCTCACTGATCGTCGGCGCCTACGTGCTGAGCGGCGCGGCCGGGGCGGCGCTCATCGCCGCGTACACGGTGATGAGCGCGCGGCTGAGCCAGGCCATCCTGCTGGATCTGCGCAAGCGCGTCTTCCTGCACACCCAGCGCCTCTCCCTCGAGTTCCACGAGTCGTACACCTCGGGCCGCATCATCGCGCGCCAGACGAGCGACCTCGACTCGATCCGCGAGCTGCTCGACTCGGGCCTCAACCAGCTCGTCTCGGGGCTGCTCTACATGGTGTTCACGGCCGTCGCGCTCGTGCTGCTCGACCCGACGAGCGGCATCGTGCTCGCGATCGCGCTCATCCCGCTCATCGCGCTGACGCGGTGGTTCCAGGTGCGCTCGCAGACGCTGTTCCGGCAGACCCGCGTGGCCTCGGCGCGCCTCATCGTGCACTTCGTCGAGACGATGACGGGCATCCGCGCGGTGAAGGCCTTCCGCAAGGAGGGCCGCAACGCCGAGCAGTTCGGCGAGCACGTCGAGGACTACCGGCACGCCAACGCCCGCGTCATCCAGCTGTTCGGCATCTTCGATCCCGGGCTCGTGCTCATCGCCAACGTCACCGTCGCGGCGGTGCTGCTCGTCGGCGGCTTCCGCGTGGTCGACGGCGGCCTCGCCCTCGGCACGCTGCTCGCGGTCGTGCTCTACACCCGCCGCTTCTTCGACCCCGCGGAGGAGATGGCGATGTTCTACAACTCGTACCAGTCGGCCGCCGCGGCGCTGGAGAAGATCTCGGGTGTGCTCGAGGAGGAGCCCTCCGTGCCCGACCCCACGACGCCGATCGACCTGTGGAAGGCGCGCGGCACCGTGCACTTCGACCAGGTGCGGTTCCAGTACACCGAGGACGCGGTCATCCTGCCCGACCTCGAGCTCGAGATCCCGGCCGGGCAGACCATCGCCCTCGTCGGCACGACGGGCGCCGGCAAGTCGACGCTCGCGAAGCTCATCGCGCGCTTCTACGACCCGACCGACGGCGCGGTGACGCTCGACGGCGTCGACCTGCGCAAGCTGCACCCGAAGGATCTGCGGCGGGCGATCGTCATGGTCACGCAGGAGGCGTACCTGTTCTCGGGCACCGTCGCCGACAACATCGCGCTCGGCAAGCCCGAGGCGAGCCGCGACGAGATCGTACGGGCGGCGAAGGCGGTCGGCGCGCACGCCTTCATCGAGGCGCTGCCCGACGGCTACGACACCGACGTGAACAAGCGCGGCGGCCGCGTCTCGGCCGGGCAGCGGCAGCTCGTGTCGTTCGCGCGCGCCTTCCTCGCCGACCCGGTCGTGCTCATCCTCGACGAGGCGACCGCCTCGCTCGACATCCCGAGCGAGCGTCTCGTGCAGCAGGGTCTGCAGACCCTCCTCGCCGACCGCACGGCCGTCATCATCGCCCACCGCCTCTCGACGGTGGCGATCGCCGACCGGGTGCTCGTCATGGAGCACGGCCGCATCATCGAGGACGGCACGCCCGTCGAGCTCATCGCCGGCTCGGGCAAGTTCGCGCAGCTGCACGCGGCCTGGCGCGAGTCGCTCGTCTAA
- a CDS encoding MGMT family protein, with product MDARPQPARDDAPAPLDFGGAVLVVVAEIPSGRVMTYGDVAAALGSRGARAVGRVMAGEGSSLPWWRVVRADARPPAGHEAAALEHYERESTPLRWRGPRGEPDAYRLDLAACRWAPEGVG from the coding sequence ATGGATGCCCGCCCGCAGCCCGCGCGCGACGACGCACCCGCGCCGCTCGATTTCGGCGGCGCCGTGCTGGTCGTCGTCGCCGAGATCCCCTCCGGCCGCGTCATGACCTACGGAGACGTCGCCGCCGCCCTCGGCTCCCGCGGAGCCCGGGCGGTCGGCCGCGTCATGGCCGGCGAGGGCTCGAGCCTGCCGTGGTGGCGGGTCGTGCGCGCCGACGCGCGCCCTCCCGCCGGCCACGAGGCCGCGGCGCTCGAGCACTACGAGCGCGAGTCCACTCCGCTCCGGTGGCGGGGCCCGCGCGGCGAGCCCGACGCCTACCGCCTCGACCTCGCGGCGTGCCGCTGGGCGCCGGAGGGCGTGGGCTGA
- a CDS encoding GNAT family N-acetyltransferase, which translates to MSELRLEELSAKTIVAANGLTLRPGQEQYVTPVSYSAADAYLNPTTTWARVVLRGDEVVGFIRGNFDAEHDRPEFRACIWRVNVDATKQGQGVGRFAVHELAAEAKSRGFDAITVIWETGDDGPGAFFQRLGFVEVGETEYGEKIGSLGI; encoded by the coding sequence ATGAGCGAACTGCGGCTGGAAGAGCTGTCGGCGAAGACCATCGTGGCGGCCAACGGCCTCACCCTGCGCCCCGGGCAGGAGCAGTACGTCACGCCCGTCTCGTACTCGGCGGCCGACGCGTACCTCAATCCGACCACCACCTGGGCCCGCGTCGTCCTGCGCGGCGACGAGGTGGTCGGCTTCATCCGCGGCAACTTCGACGCCGAGCACGACCGCCCCGAGTTCCGCGCCTGCATCTGGCGGGTGAACGTCGACGCCACCAAGCAGGGCCAGGGGGTCGGCCGCTTCGCCGTGCACGAGCTCGCCGCCGAGGCAAAGTCGCGCGGCTTCGACGCGATCACCGTCATCTGGGAGACCGGCGACGACGGCCCCGGCGCCTTCTTCCAGCGCCTCGGCTTCGTCGAGGTCGGCGAGACCGAGTACGGCGAGAAGATCGGCTCGCTGGGCATCTAG
- a CDS encoding NADP-dependent isocitrate dehydrogenase, which produces MQKIKVEGTVVELDGDEMTRIIWQFIKDRLIHPYLDVTLEYYDLGIQHRDETDDQVTIDAAHAIQKHGVGVKCATITPDEARVEEFGLKKMWRSPNGTIRNILGGVIFREPIIISNIPRLVPGWNKPIIIGRHAFGDQYRATDFLFKGEGTLTVEFTPKDGGEAQKFEVYQSPGDGIAQVQYNLDASIIDFARASLNYGLSRNYPVYLSTKNTILKAYDGRFKDLFQEIYENEFKDKFEAAGITYEHRLIDDMVASAMKWEGGYVWACKNYDGDVQSDTVAQGFGSLGLMTSVLTTPDGRIVEAEAAHGTVTRHYRQHQQGKPTSTNPIASIFAWTRGLMHRGKLDGNAELITFAETLEDVVITTVESGKMTKDLALLVGPDQQWLTTEAFLEALDENLQQRLA; this is translated from the coding sequence GTGCAGAAGATCAAGGTCGAAGGAACGGTCGTCGAGCTCGACGGCGATGAGATGACCCGCATCATCTGGCAGTTCATCAAGGACCGCCTCATCCACCCGTACCTCGACGTCACGCTCGAGTACTACGACCTCGGAATCCAGCACCGCGACGAGACCGACGACCAGGTCACGATCGACGCGGCGCACGCCATCCAGAAGCACGGCGTCGGCGTCAAGTGCGCCACCATCACGCCCGACGAGGCGCGCGTCGAGGAGTTCGGCCTCAAGAAGATGTGGCGCAGCCCGAACGGCACGATCCGCAACATCCTCGGCGGCGTGATCTTCCGCGAGCCGATCATCATCTCGAACATCCCCCGCCTCGTGCCGGGCTGGAACAAGCCGATCATCATCGGCCGTCACGCCTTCGGCGACCAGTACCGCGCCACCGACTTCCTGTTCAAGGGCGAGGGCACGCTGACCGTCGAGTTCACCCCGAAGGACGGCGGCGAGGCCCAGAAGTTCGAGGTCTACCAGTCGCCCGGCGACGGCATCGCGCAGGTGCAGTACAACCTCGACGCCTCGATCATCGACTTCGCGCGGGCCTCGCTCAACTACGGCCTCTCGCGCAACTACCCGGTGTACCTCTCGACGAAGAACACCATCCTCAAGGCCTACGACGGCCGCTTCAAGGATCTGTTCCAGGAGATCTACGAGAACGAGTTCAAGGACAAGTTCGAGGCCGCCGGCATCACCTACGAGCACCGCCTCATCGACGACATGGTCGCGAGCGCGATGAAGTGGGAGGGCGGCTACGTCTGGGCCTGCAAGAACTACGACGGCGACGTGCAGAGCGACACCGTGGCCCAGGGCTTCGGCTCGCTCGGCCTCATGACCAGCGTGCTCACGACGCCCGACGGCAGGATCGTCGAGGCCGAGGCGGCGCACGGCACGGTCACGCGCCACTACCGTCAGCACCAGCAGGGCAAGCCGACGTCGACCAACCCGATCGCGTCGATCTTCGCCTGGACCCGCGGGCTCATGCACCGCGGCAAGCTCGACGGCAACGCCGAGCTCATCACCTTCGCCGAGACCCTCGAGGACGTCGTCATCACGACCGTCGAGAGCGGCAAGATGACGAAGGACCTCGCGCTGCTCGTCGGCCCCGACCAGCAGTGGCTCACCACCGAGGCCTTCCTCGAGGCCCTCGACGAGAACCTGCAGCAGCGCCTGGCCTAG
- a CDS encoding Hsp20/alpha crystallin family protein, with product MSMLFDPFREFDRMAGSLLDRRESPRLMPMDLYRDGDHFVLSADLPGIDPGSVDVDVDGQLLTIRAERTPRSQEGVQWLTRERPAGSFLRQLTLGNDIDTEGISAHYENGVLSVMIPVVEKAKPRKISVATTQDRAEVSA from the coding sequence ATGTCGATGCTCTTCGACCCGTTCCGCGAGTTCGACCGCATGGCCGGCAGCCTGCTCGACCGGCGCGAGAGCCCGCGTCTCATGCCCATGGACCTCTACCGCGACGGCGACCACTTCGTGCTCAGCGCCGATCTGCCCGGCATCGACCCGGGCTCGGTCGACGTCGACGTCGACGGGCAGCTGCTGACGATCCGCGCCGAGCGCACCCCGCGCTCGCAGGAGGGCGTGCAGTGGCTCACCCGTGAGCGCCCCGCCGGCTCGTTCCTGCGCCAGCTCACCCTCGGCAACGACATCGACACCGAGGGCATCTCGGCGCACTACGAGAACGGCGTGCTGAGCGTCATGATCCCCGTGGTCGAGAAGGCGAAGCCGCGCAAGATCAGCGTCGCCACGACCCAGGATCGCGCGGAGGTCTCGGCCTAG
- a CDS encoding FAD-dependent oxidoreductase — protein sequence MRAAIDAVTGRVSMYRLTVGALAAVIVMGVVLGAVGIIGVDPLGLLGVTGVVLVATIGANEVAARLARVVPHRESSVITALIIACLVPPQATTMSLVGAAAAGVLAALSKYLLVWRGRHLLNPAATGVLIAGFFGLTVGIWWIGTAAMLPVVAIGALLLLDRTRRLEIGVVFVAVAVVVYVGRGIAVGLPALDVLQNAVLLTPVVFLAGYMLTEPLTLPPRRWQQVLVAAVAGLLIFLPFAQPVGPFLLANSPELALVVGNLVGFAVSRRRGFALRLVDSRPLSDSAVELRFTPTRPVPFEAGQWLELHLPHKADVRGTRRIFSIASAPSAEHVAIGTRMLAEGSSFKRELAALEPGSLVRATQVSGDFVLPKDAATPLVLVAGGIGVTPFVSQLAELAHRGEQRDVVAVLVPSSPDEHLYRETLEQAGARIVVLDRDALTVDALREHVPDIGQRRGYVSGSPAVVAAGASALRAAGAKRVRTDYFAGY from the coding sequence ATGAGAGCCGCGATCGACGCCGTCACGGGCCGCGTCAGCATGTACCGCCTCACGGTCGGCGCCCTCGCCGCCGTCATCGTCATGGGCGTCGTGCTCGGCGCCGTCGGGATCATCGGGGTCGACCCGCTCGGCCTGCTCGGCGTCACCGGCGTGGTGCTCGTCGCCACGATCGGCGCGAACGAGGTCGCGGCGCGCCTCGCGCGCGTCGTGCCGCATCGCGAGTCGAGCGTCATCACCGCGCTCATCATCGCCTGCCTCGTGCCGCCGCAGGCCACGACCATGAGCCTCGTCGGCGCCGCCGCCGCCGGAGTCCTCGCCGCGCTGTCGAAGTACCTGCTCGTCTGGCGCGGGCGGCACCTGCTCAACCCCGCGGCGACCGGTGTCCTCATCGCGGGCTTCTTCGGCCTCACCGTCGGCATCTGGTGGATCGGCACCGCCGCGATGCTGCCGGTGGTCGCGATCGGCGCGCTGCTGCTGCTCGACCGCACGCGCCGGCTCGAGATCGGCGTCGTCTTCGTCGCCGTCGCGGTCGTCGTGTACGTGGGCCGCGGCATCGCGGTCGGCCTGCCCGCGCTCGACGTGCTGCAGAACGCTGTGCTGCTGACGCCCGTGGTGTTCCTCGCCGGCTACATGCTCACCGAGCCCCTCACCCTCCCGCCCCGGCGGTGGCAGCAGGTGCTCGTCGCCGCCGTCGCGGGCCTGCTCATCTTCCTGCCCTTCGCGCAGCCGGTCGGCCCGTTCCTGCTCGCGAACTCCCCCGAGCTCGCCCTCGTCGTCGGCAACCTCGTCGGTTTCGCGGTCTCGCGCCGCCGCGGCTTCGCGCTGCGCCTCGTCGACTCGCGCCCCCTCTCCGACTCCGCGGTCGAGCTGCGCTTCACCCCGACCCGCCCGGTGCCGTTCGAGGCGGGCCAGTGGCTCGAGCTGCACCTGCCGCACAAGGCCGACGTGCGCGGCACCCGCCGCATCTTCTCCATCGCCTCGGCCCCGTCCGCCGAGCACGTCGCCATCGGCACCCGGATGCTCGCCGAGGGCTCGTCCTTCAAGCGCGAGCTCGCCGCCCTCGAGCCGGGCTCGCTCGTGCGCGCCACGCAGGTGAGCGGCGACTTCGTGCTGCCGAAGGATGCCGCGACGCCGTTGGTGCTCGTCGCGGGCGGCATCGGCGTGACCCCCTTCGTGAGCCAGCTCGCCGAGCTCGCGCACCGCGGCGAGCAGCGCGACGTCGTCGCCGTGCTCGTGCCCTCGAGCCCCGACGAGCACCTCTACCGCGAGACGCTCGAGCAGGCGGGGGCGCGCATCGTCGTGCTCGATCGCGATGCGCTGACGGTGGATGCCCTGCGCGAGCACGTGCCCGACATCGGGCAGCGCCGGGGCTACGTCTCGGGCTCCCCCGCCGTGGTCGCCGCGGGCGCCTCGGCCCTGCGCGCCGCCGGCGCGAAGCGCGTGCGCACGGACTACTTCGCGGGGTACTGA
- a CDS encoding FAD:protein FMN transferase yields the protein MLSSAEASAPVDEAWTFEAIGVPWSIEAPGGIPAEARAAVARRIARFDADWSRFRDDSLVARIAAAPGSWPLPQDAAPLLGLYEQLYALTGGRMSPLVGASLERLGYDAAYRLEPSGPPLAAPVWEDAITLVRSADGDLRLDAVAPVTLDVGAAGKGLLVDLVGEVLREHDVVDPIVDASGDLRAWGGAGLRVALQNPANPAKAIGVVELADGRALCASALDRRRWGAGLHHIVDAVTGRPIDEGVIGTFAVADSALVADGAATALLLGDPHAIGDRLGVAWVRMLSDGSIESSADWKGELFR from the coding sequence ATGCTCTCGTCGGCTGAGGCCTCGGCCCCGGTCGATGAGGCCTGGACGTTCGAGGCGATCGGCGTCCCCTGGTCGATCGAGGCCCCCGGCGGCATCCCCGCCGAGGCGCGCGCGGCGGTCGCCCGGCGCATCGCGCGCTTCGACGCCGACTGGTCGCGGTTCCGTGACGACTCCCTCGTCGCCCGCATCGCCGCCGCCCCCGGCTCGTGGCCGCTGCCGCAGGATGCCGCACCGCTGCTCGGCCTGTACGAGCAGCTCTACGCCCTCACCGGCGGCCGCATGAGCCCGCTCGTCGGAGCCTCGCTCGAGCGCCTCGGCTACGACGCCGCCTACCGGCTCGAACCCTCGGGCCCGCCGCTCGCGGCGCCCGTGTGGGAGGACGCGATCACGCTCGTGCGCTCCGCCGACGGCGATCTGCGGCTCGACGCCGTCGCCCCGGTGACGCTCGACGTCGGCGCCGCGGGCAAGGGCTTGCTCGTCGACCTCGTCGGCGAGGTGCTGCGCGAGCACGACGTGGTCGACCCGATCGTGGACGCGAGCGGCGACCTGCGCGCCTGGGGCGGTGCGGGGCTGCGCGTCGCGCTGCAGAACCCGGCCAACCCGGCCAAGGCGATCGGCGTCGTCGAGCTCGCCGACGGCCGCGCCCTGTGCGCGAGCGCGCTCGATCGCCGCCGCTGGGGCGCGGGCCTGCACCACATCGTCGACGCCGTCACCGGCCGCCCGATCGACGAGGGCGTGATCGGCACCTTCGCGGTCGCCGACTCGGCGCTCGTGGCCGACGGGGCGGCCACCGCGCTGCTGCTCGGCGATCCGCACGCGATCGGCGACCGGCTGGGCGTCGCATGGGTGAGGATGCTCTCGGACGGCTCGATCGAGTCGAGCGCCGACTGGAAGGGTGAGCTGTTCCGATGA